From a region of the Cryomorphaceae bacterium genome:
- the lptC gene encoding LPS export ABC transporter periplasmic protein LptC: MTHSTLLRWSSTALVVVLLFSCKNELEKVMAFASEDEWPFQTTYNATYTYTEKGQVLNRVMAGEVNRFGADTGRTEFSSGFLLIFYDSLQQEESRLQSLRALQYHHRNLMIAEDSVFFTNEQGETLETSLLIMDRDSGLIYTDEPVKITRDETIIFGDGLRANETFSWYRIINPRGEFYMDDEEDDLP, from the coding sequence ATGACGCATTCCACATTGCTACGATGGAGCAGCACAGCACTTGTTGTTGTGCTGCTTTTTTCGTGCAAAAATGAGTTGGAAAAAGTGATGGCCTTTGCCTCTGAGGATGAATGGCCTTTTCAAACTACCTACAATGCTACCTATACCTACACCGAAAAAGGTCAGGTGCTTAACAGGGTTATGGCCGGAGAGGTAAACCGCTTTGGTGCCGACACCGGGCGAACCGAATTCAGCAGCGGCTTTCTACTGATTTTTTACGATTCACTGCAGCAGGAAGAATCGCGTCTGCAATCATTGAGAGCCCTGCAATATCACCATCGCAATCTGATGATAGCTGAGGATTCCGTATTTTTCACCAATGAACAGGGCGAAACCCTCGAAACCAGTTTGCTGATTATGGATCGCGACAGCGGCCTGATTTATACCGACGAGCCTGTGAAAATAACCCGCGACGAAACCATTATTTTTGGTGATGGGCTGCGGGCAAACGAAACGTTTTCATGGTATCGCATTATTAACCCCCGCGGAGAATTTTACATGGATGATGAAGAAGATGACCTACCATAA
- a CDS encoding HlyC/CorC family transporter: MELLILLILLSITLSAFFSGMEIAFVSANKLQIELEVKKGSYGARIISGFMKNPGRFISSMLVGNNITLVVYGILMGRLVVWLIFPGETTSDVLVMVLQTIISALIILVTGEFLPKALFRINPNAALTFFALPVALFYYLLYLPSVVFTFLSEKLLSLFSIQIPRQEAVFGRVDLDEYVKSLSSGQKDASQLENELEILKNALDFRNIKARDCMVPRPEIEALEVNESINTLRLKFIETGYSKVLIYRDSIDHIIGYVHCNELFNSPQSIKSILMPLSIVPETITAREILQLFIKQRRGLAVVVDEHGGTSGMITMEDIVEEIFGEIEDEHDQEDLVEEKISEHEYRLSARLEVDYLNEKYQLNIPDHGDYDTLAGFILNHIENIPKPQSRHRILNFDILVTKVSSTRIEEVLLRIKRD; this comes from the coding sequence ATGGAATTACTCATTTTGCTCATTCTGCTTTCCATTACACTTTCTGCCTTTTTCAGCGGCATGGAAATAGCCTTTGTGTCGGCCAACAAACTTCAGATTGAGCTCGAAGTAAAAAAAGGCAGCTACGGTGCGCGCATAATTTCGGGTTTCATGAAAAATCCGGGCCGGTTTATCAGTTCTATGCTGGTAGGAAACAACATCACGCTGGTGGTGTATGGTATCCTGATGGGCCGTTTGGTTGTATGGCTAATTTTCCCTGGCGAAACAACCTCCGATGTGCTTGTGATGGTGCTGCAGACCATTATTTCTGCCCTGATCATTCTTGTTACAGGAGAGTTTCTGCCTAAGGCCCTGTTTCGTATCAACCCCAACGCAGCACTGACATTCTTTGCCCTTCCAGTTGCACTGTTTTATTATCTGCTCTACCTACCCTCAGTAGTTTTTACTTTTTTATCGGAAAAGCTGCTCAGCCTCTTCAGCATACAGATTCCAAGGCAGGAAGCAGTGTTCGGACGGGTCGATCTCGACGAATACGTAAAGAGCCTTAGCTCAGGACAAAAAGATGCCTCGCAACTAGAAAACGAGCTTGAAATCCTCAAAAATGCACTGGATTTCAGAAATATCAAAGCACGCGACTGCATGGTTCCCCGCCCTGAAATAGAGGCGCTCGAGGTCAATGAATCCATCAATACACTCCGGCTTAAATTCATTGAAACGGGCTATAGCAAGGTGCTCATTTATCGCGATTCCATTGATCATATCATCGGTTACGTGCACTGTAATGAACTGTTCAACAGCCCTCAATCCATCAAGAGCATTCTCATGCCCCTGTCTATCGTTCCTGAAACCATCACGGCCCGTGAAATTCTTCAGCTTTTTATTAAGCAGCGTCGCGGTCTGGCTGTGGTGGTAGATGAACACGGAGGTACTTCAGGCATGATTACCATGGAAGACATAGTGGAGGAGATTTTTGGCGAAATTGAGGATGAGCACGACCAGGAAGACCTTGTAGAAGAGAAAATCAGTGAACATGAATACCGGCTCTCGGCAAGGCTTGAAGTGGATTACCTGAATGAGAAATATCAACTTAACATTCCCGACCACGGCGATTACGACACACTTGCGGGATTCATTCTTAACCACATCGAAAACATACCCAAGCCACAAAGCCGTCACCGCATTCTGAATTTCGATATTTTGGTGACCAAAGTAAGCAGCACGCGCATCGAGGAAGTGCTCCTCAGGATAAAACGTGATTAG
- the rodA gene encoding rod shape-determining protein RodA, which translates to MSVALFLALLLIGWLNIYAAGLQPDHPSMFDTSQEYGKQFIWIVSSLIIAQIILLIEGSFMRRTAWLMYAVVMLLLVLVLIFGREVNGAKAWFGFGSFGIQPSEFSKFTIALMLAHVLSQSTTRLQRLETKFIVAAIILFPAMLIMLQPDTGTVLVYAAFVLVLYREGLSGNILFFGIIAAALSVLALLFKEGVVNVPLVDVEVTGQYVLMGAIAGMMLVGLWMVRSFAMPRVRKRATWFLVLTCLGSILLIGSVDYFVENILEPHQSTRIKILLGLAEDPLGAGYNVNQSKTAIGSGGFSGKGFLQGTLTRYKYVPMQSTDFIFCTIGEEWGFIGTSVVVILFAALILRLIFIAERQRSTFTRIYGYSVASIIFMHLLINVGMAIGLAPVIGIPLPFISYGGSSMWGFTILLFIFLKLDSERLYVLG; encoded by the coding sequence ATGAGCGTGGCGCTGTTTCTGGCACTGCTGCTTATTGGTTGGCTCAATATCTACGCAGCCGGATTGCAGCCCGACCACCCCAGTATGTTCGACACCTCGCAGGAGTATGGCAAGCAGTTTATCTGGATTGTTTCCTCATTGATTATTGCGCAAATCATCCTTCTGATTGAAGGCTCCTTTATGAGGCGCACCGCGTGGTTGATGTACGCGGTGGTGATGTTACTTTTGGTATTGGTGCTCATCTTTGGCCGTGAAGTAAACGGAGCAAAGGCGTGGTTTGGCTTTGGGAGCTTTGGAATTCAACCCTCGGAGTTCTCAAAATTTACGATTGCGCTGATGCTTGCCCATGTGCTCAGTCAAAGTACCACCAGGCTGCAGCGACTGGAAACCAAGTTTATCGTGGCCGCAATCATTCTTTTTCCGGCCATGCTTATTATGCTTCAGCCTGATACCGGAACAGTGCTTGTTTACGCCGCCTTTGTGCTGGTGCTTTACCGCGAGGGATTATCGGGTAACATTCTGTTTTTCGGAATTATCGCGGCAGCACTTTCGGTTTTAGCGCTGCTCTTTAAGGAAGGAGTGGTGAATGTTCCGTTGGTGGATGTTGAAGTAACGGGTCAATACGTGCTGATGGGGGCCATAGCGGGCATGATGCTGGTGGGTCTTTGGATGGTAAGGAGCTTTGCCATGCCGCGTGTTCGCAAAAGGGCCACCTGGTTTTTGGTGCTTACCTGTTTGGGGAGTATTCTGCTTATTGGTTCGGTAGATTATTTTGTTGAGAACATTCTTGAGCCTCACCAAAGCACACGAATCAAGATTCTGCTCGGGCTGGCCGAAGATCCATTGGGAGCGGGGTACAATGTAAATCAGAGCAAAACGGCTATTGGGTCGGGAGGGTTTTCGGGCAAGGGCTTTTTGCAGGGTACTCTCACGCGCTACAAGTACGTACCCATGCAAAGCACCGATTTTATTTTTTGCACCATCGGCGAGGAATGGGGTTTCATAGGTACGTCGGTAGTGGTTATTCTCTTTGCTGCGCTCATCTTGAGGTTGATTTTTATTGCTGAGCGCCAGCGTTCCACTTTCACACGTATCTATGGGTATTCAGTGGCCAGCATCATCTTTATGCACTTGCTGATTAACGTAGGTATGGCCATAGGTTTGGCACCTGTAATCGGAATTCCGCTTCCTTTTATCAGCTACGGTGGTTCCTCAATGTGGGGTTTTACCATTCTGCTGTTCATTTTCCTCAAGCTCGACTCAGAGCGCCTCTATGTGTTGGGATAG